Below is a genomic region from Nitrosopumilus sp. b3.
CCTTTTTTCCATACTCCTCCTTCGGCGATAATTAATTTTGTAAATGTTCCATCTTGACCCACTGTAATTTGTGCAATTTCTACTATTGCACCTTCATTGACAATTTGTATCAAAACTGGTGTATCTCCAATCACTGTATTCACATTTCCAAAAATTACAATCGTGTCTCCTTCATCATAATTATTATCATCAGTCTCAACTGATAGTAGGGATTCTTGAGCAAAAGCAGTCCCTGTGGTAATTACTAATAACGATAATAATGTAAAAAATATTTTAAATTCCACAACGTTTGGATGACTCGTTTGTATATTTTCTTTACTACTAAAAAATGAAAAAATGAAAAAAGTTGTGTGATTTTAGTATCTTGGCATAATGCTAAGTCTTGACTTTGCAGATACTGCAATTATTGAGATAATTGCTACTGCTAGAATCATGGCTGCGATTGTACCAAATTCTGGTATCACAAAGGTACCTATAATTTCAATCTTTTCGGCGCCTGCAAGGAACATGACTGTTACTTTATTTCCATCAATTTCAACATCATCCCATTCTTGTCCATCAACTAGTACCATGAAGATACCGTCCTGAACTTTTTTGGTTGGGGTTACTGTTAACGTTCCATCACTTTTAGCGTCGATGTTAATGACAATTGATTTGTCATCAGTATTGAGAGTTGCACTTTTCACTACTCCACCATTAATGGTAAATGGTATACATTGACCACTTGCAGTAATCTGACCTGGGCCACATTTACTTGGAGTTGTAGGCTTTGAAGTTGCTTCTCCACCAATTAGTTCAACTTGTGCTTTGCTGCTTTTTTCAACACTGCCATAGTTTACTTTAATGGTGTAAGTACCATCGTATTTCCACAATGCACCTGCTGTGTTTAATGTAGTCTCAAAACTCTTGTCATCTGCTACAACTATTTGATTAATTGTAACAATGGAGTTGAGTGGATTCACAACAGTTACTGTGACTGGATATCCAGATGCTATGTTTGCTACTTGGCCTGTTACCGTAATTATCTCATTATGCATGTACTGCTCTTTATCTGTCCATACAGATATTGGGAGTGCTTGCATCAATGAATTCTTTGCTGATGCTTTAGCCTCATCCTGAGCACATCCTACACATGCTGGTGGAAGTTCTACCGCATATGCTGATGACATAGTTAAGGTACCGACTGCAGTCAAAACGGCTAGTAGCGCGAACGACGTACGACTGTTCATCTTGTTGCGAATTGAACCTGTCTCTATTTATGTATATTTAAAAAGAGAAAAAAGTTGTGAACTTAGTATCTTGGCATAATGCTAAGTCTTGACTTTGCAGATACTGCAATTATTGAGATAATTGCTACTGCTAGAATCATGGCTGCAATTGTACCAAATTCTGGTACTACGACTCCATCTTTGATATCGACTTCAGTTGAAGCGGTATATTTTGGATCGTCAAATTGTTTTGCACTTACAGTATAGAATCCATTTTGCTTCCATAGTGGTCCGCCTATGGTTATTTCCTTGGTAAATTCTCCATTAAGCATTGGTGATACTTGAGCAACAGATACTACATTTCCATTTGGTGCCGTTATGGTTAAAGTAACATCTTGACTTACTCTGTCTGTTGTACCTTCTATGTTGATTGTTGTAGATCCTATAACAGCATCTGCATAAATTTCAATTCCTTTATCTGTTGCAACATTTGGAGTGGTGTAAACTAATCCTGATTCCATATTGGTCTCAGTTACAAGAGTTTTTTTTGCCATTCCGTTTGCTACTTCAACAAGCACCTTTAGTGTGTACAATGAACTTTGCTGTGGGCTTTGCATTGCCGTTACAGTATAGAATCCATTTTCAGTCCATGTTGGGCCTATTTTGAATTCGGTTGTAAATTCTCCATTGACATCTGGTGAAACTTGACCAATTCCTACTACATTATTCCCACTTGGAGATGTTACTCTAAATGTGACATCTGTAATTTTTGAAATTGTCTTGCCTGTTACCGTAATCGTGTCTGAGTTTCTGTCAGCCATGGCTGTAAGACTCATTCCTTGACTTTGAGCAAAAGCATCTTGTTGAATTGAAGTCATTGAAATTAATGACAATGCCATGAGGGCTATCGCCATTGATGTTGTAGAACGTTTAAAATTCATACTAATTCAAGTTCAGATATCTTGTTATTTATGTATATTTAAAAATAGAAAAAAAGATGAAATTTAGTATCTTGGCATAATGCTAAGTCTTGACTTTGCAGATACTGCAATTATTGAGATAATTGCTACTGCTAGAATCATGGCTGCAATTGTACCAAATTCTGGAACTACAAATGTACCGATTATTTCGATCTCTTCAGCTCCTGCTGGGAATGCTATGGTAAGAACTCTATTCGTTGCTGATGTTGTTTCCTCAAAGTCTACTTCTTCTCCATCAATTAAGACAAAGAAATCGTCATCTTCACCATTCATTGTTGCATCCAACACAGATCTTGGGATTGTCAAGGTTAGTGAACCATCACTTGTTGCATCAATAGATACAATGAGTGAATTTGCTTCGAAATCAGGCATGATACTTAGTAATTTTCCGCCTGTGATCATGTATCCAATCAAATCTGTAGAACCTTCAATTGCAACTGTTTTGTCAGTTACAGAACCTCCAGTTGTTGGTGGTGTCATTGTTGATCCTCCAAATTCAAATGTTGCCTCAGCTGATCGATTTTCAGTTCCATACTGAACTGTTATCGTGTATGATCCTTCTGCTTTCATTAATGCTCCTCCGGCAGTAATTTCGGTACTGAATTTTTTATCAACACCAACTGTTACTTGAGCAATTGATACCAAGTTTCCATTAGGAGCCTTGACAATTACACTTACTGGAGTGCCAGAATACAGATCTTTCACTTCGCCTGTTACTAGAATTGTTTCACCTTCTGAATATGATGACTTGTCCGTAGTAACAACAATCGAGTTTTGTATTTGTCCAAATGCTGGTGCCATACCAATACTTACAATTAAAATTGCAGATAGGGTAAACACCGTTAGATGAGCTTTCATCAATTTTAGGCGAAAAATTATGCTATTTAAGGTTGCGATAAAATTTATTGACTAAAAAGAAAAAACACAATTCTATGCCGAATTTCAGATTAGATATATATTAACCCGAGCGTGAGATTTTGACAGTTTGTGTGTATTATTTTCCGTTACATTTAATGTTCTACGTGGAGGTTTTGTAGATGGCAACTAAAAAAAATCAAGTTCTAGTACCTGATCATGTCTATGTACCAAAACATGAGATCATCTCAAAACAAGAAGCTGAAGAAGTTTTGAAAAAATACAACTGTAAACCCACAGAATTACCCTTAATCTTTGTAAACGATCCTGCAATTTTAGGACTTGGAATAAAACCTGGTGATATGATAAAGATCACTAGAAAAAGCCCAACTGCAGGAGAGAGCCTCTATTACAGATACGTGGTGGAAGTATAATGGCAGATTCTTCTACAAAACGTTGGCCAGTAATTCAAGATATTTTAAAACGTGAAGGTATTGCACGTCAACATCTCAACTCATTTGATGAATTCCTAGAAAGGGGATTACAAAGTATCATCAATGAGGTAGGGCAAATTGATATTGAAAATGCTGAATACCCTTACAAAATTCAACTAGGAAAAGTTAAACTTCAACAACCAAGAATGATGGAGCTTGATGGTTCTATTACTCATATTACTCCAGCTGAGGCAAGACTGAGAAATGTTTCATACTCTGCACCTGTAATGATGGAGGCAAGTGTTGTAGAGGATGGTAAAATTTTAGAGTCAAGATTTGTTCATATTGGAGACGTACCAGTAATGGCAAAATCTAATGCATGTATCTTGCATAACTTCTCTACTCAAAAATTAATTGAACACGGTGAAGATCCAAATGATCCTGGTGGTTACTTTATCATTAATGGTTCTGAAAGAGTCATTGTAGGGTTAGAAGATCTTTCTTACAATAAAATTATTGTTGATAGAGAAACTGTTGGCGGAAACATTGTTTTCAAAGCTAAAGTATATTCATCAATCGTTGGTTATCGTGCAAAACTAGAACTTGTTATGAAAAATGATGGTTTGATTGTAGCTAGAATTCCTGGCTCTCCAGTTGATATTCCAGTTGTCACATTAATGAGAGCACTTGGATTGGAATCTGATAGAGAAATTGCAGCAGTGGTTTCATTGGTAGATGACTTGCAAGATGAATTAGAAGGCTCTTTTGAAAAAGCAGGTGATGTCCCAACATCTAAAGATGCTATTGTTTACATCAGTAAAAGAATCGCACCTGGAATGTTAGAGGAATTCCAAATCAAACGTGCAGAGACTTTACTTGATTGGGGATTATTGCCACACTTAGGTAAACATCCAGAGAACAGAAAAGAGAAAGCACAATTCTTAGGTGAGGCAGCTTGTAAATTATTAGAATTAAAACTTGGTTGGATTACTCCTGATGACAAGGATCATTATGGAAACAAAGTAATCAAATTTGCAGGACAAATGTTGGCAGATCTATTTAGAACTGCATTTAGAAATTTGGTCCGAGACATGAAATACCAATTAGAAAGATCAGGTCAAAAAAGAGGAATTAACGCAGTAGCTGCTGCAATTCGTCCGGGAATAATTACAGATAAACTAAACAACGCTATTGCAACAGGAAACTGGGGACGAGGACGTGTAGGTGTTACCCAATTACTTGATAGAACAAACTATCTCTCAACAATTAGCCATCTTAGAAGAATTCAATCTCCTCTCAGTAGAACCCAGCCAAACTTTGAGGCAAGAGATTTACATGCTACCCACTTTGGAAGAATTTGTCCTAGTGAAACTCCTGAAGGCTCAAACTGTGGTTTAGTGAAAAACCTTGCACTATCTGGAATTATCTCAGTAAATGTTCCATCTGAAGAGATTGTAGAAAAACTCTATGATCTTGGAACAGTACATTTCTTTGATGCAAAAGAAGATTTGAAGAAAGATGGAACTCGAGTATTTGTTGATGGTCGTCTAATTGGATATTTCAAAGATGGTCAAGAACTGGCTGAATCTTTAAGAGACCTTAGACGAAATTCAAAGATTCATCCTCATGTTGGAGTTTCATTTCATAAATCTGACATTGAAGGTTCGACAAGAAGACTTTATGTAAACTGCAATGCTGGACGTGTTTTGAGACCACTGATAATTATCAAAGATAATAAATCATTACTGACCCAAGATCTTTTGGATAAAATTTCAAAGAAATTACTTTCTTGGACTGATCTTTTGAGAATGGGTGTTTTAGAAATGATAGATGCTAATGAAGAAGAAAATTGCTATGTCACTTTGGATGATAAAGATACAAAGAAACATACTCATCTAGAAGTATTCCCACCAGCAATCTTGGGTGCAGGAGCTTCTATCATACCATACCCTGAACATAACCAATCTCCAAGAAATACATACGAGTCTGCAATGGCCAAACAAAGTTTAGGATTCTCAACACCTATGATGAATACCAGTACTTACGTAAGACAACACTTTATGCTATACCCACAAGTTCCAATTGTAAATACAAAAGCAATGAAACTTTTGGGATTGGAAGATAGGCCAGCAGGTCAAAACTGTATAGTTGCAGTATTGCCATTTGATGGTTACAATATTGAAGATGCAATTGTTCTTAGCAAAGCCTCTGTTGATAGGGGTTTGGGGAGAACTTTCTTTTTTAGAATTTACGATGCAGAGGCAAAACAATATCCTGGTGGAATGCGTGATACTTTTGAAATTCCTAACGCTGAAGATAATATTAGAGGTTACAAGGGAGAGCGTGCATATAGATTACTAGAAGAAGATGGTGTTGTTGCCTCCGAAGCTCCAGTAAAAGGCGGAGATATTTTAATTGGAAAAACTAGTCCTCCAAGATTTATGGAAGAATATCGAGAGTTTGAATCTTCAGGTCCATACAGACGTGATACTTCTATTGGTGTAAGACCCTCTGAAACTGGTGTTGTTGACACTGTAGTTATGACCCAATCAAATGAAGGTGGAAAAATGTACAAGATTAGAGCAAGAGACATGAGAATCCCTGAAATTGGTGACAAGTTTGCATCAAGACACGGACAAAAAGGTGTACTGGGAATTTTAGCTAAAGCAGAAGACTTGCCGTATACTGCAGAAGGA
It encodes:
- a CDS encoding DNA-directed RNA polymerase subunit B, encoding MADSSTKRWPVIQDILKREGIARQHLNSFDEFLERGLQSIINEVGQIDIENAEYPYKIQLGKVKLQQPRMMELDGSITHITPAEARLRNVSYSAPVMMEASVVEDGKILESRFVHIGDVPVMAKSNACILHNFSTQKLIEHGEDPNDPGGYFIINGSERVIVGLEDLSYNKIIVDRETVGGNIVFKAKVYSSIVGYRAKLELVMKNDGLIVARIPGSPVDIPVVTLMRALGLESDREIAAVVSLVDDLQDELEGSFEKAGDVPTSKDAIVYISKRIAPGMLEEFQIKRAETLLDWGLLPHLGKHPENRKEKAQFLGEAACKLLELKLGWITPDDKDHYGNKVIKFAGQMLADLFRTAFRNLVRDMKYQLERSGQKRGINAVAAAIRPGIITDKLNNAIATGNWGRGRVGVTQLLDRTNYLSTISHLRRIQSPLSRTQPNFEARDLHATHFGRICPSETPEGSNCGLVKNLALSGIISVNVPSEEIVEKLYDLGTVHFFDAKEDLKKDGTRVFVDGRLIGYFKDGQELAESLRDLRRNSKIHPHVGVSFHKSDIEGSTRRLYVNCNAGRVLRPLIIIKDNKSLLTQDLLDKISKKLLSWTDLLRMGVLEMIDANEEENCYVTLDDKDTKKHTHLEVFPPAILGAGASIIPYPEHNQSPRNTYESAMAKQSLGFSTPMMNTSTYVRQHFMLYPQVPIVNTKAMKLLGLEDRPAGQNCIVAVLPFDGYNIEDAIVLSKASVDRGLGRTFFFRIYDAEAKQYPGGMRDTFEIPNAEDNIRGYKGERAYRLLEEDGVVASEAPVKGGDILIGKTSPPRFMEEYREFESSGPYRRDTSIGVRPSETGVVDTVVMTQSNEGGKMYKIRARDMRIPEIGDKFASRHGQKGVLGILAKAEDLPYTAEGMSPDVLINPHAFPSRMTVGMMMESICGKAAAFRGKRFDGSAFVGEKMDEVKEVMDAHGFKYSGKEVMYDGRTGKPFPVDVFIGVVYYQKLHHMVADKIHARARGQVQMLTKQPTEGRARGGGLRFGEMERDCLIAYGASMILKDRLLDESDKSDIFVCERCGLVAYHDVKQRKYVCRVCGDKAKVSSVSVAYAFKLLLQEMQSLNVAPRLLIKEKI
- a CDS encoding PEFG-CTERM sorting domain-containing protein; this translates as MNFKRSTTSMAIALMALSLISMTSIQQDAFAQSQGMSLTAMADRNSDTITVTGKTISKITDVTFRVTSPSGNNVVGIGQVSPDVNGEFTTEFKIGPTWTENGFYTVTAMQSPQQSSLYTLKVLVEVANGMAKKTLVTETNMESGLVYTTPNVATDKGIEIYADAVIGSTTINIEGTTDRVSQDVTLTITAPNGNVVSVAQVSPMLNGEFTKEITIGGPLWKQNGFYTVSAKQFDDPKYTASTEVDIKDGVVVPEFGTIAAMILAVAIISIIAVSAKSRLSIMPRY
- a CDS encoding PEFG-CTERM sorting domain-containing protein: MKAHLTVFTLSAILIVSIGMAPAFGQIQNSIVVTTDKSSYSEGETILVTGEVKDLYSGTPVSVIVKAPNGNLVSIAQVTVGVDKKFSTEITAGGALMKAEGSYTITVQYGTENRSAEATFEFGGSTMTPPTTGGSVTDKTVAIEGSTDLIGYMITGGKLLSIMPDFEANSLIVSIDATSDGSLTLTIPRSVLDATMNGEDDDFFVLIDGEEVDFEETTSATNRVLTIAFPAGAEEIEIIGTFVVPEFGTIAAMILAVAIISIIAVSAKSRLSIMPRY
- a CDS encoding PEFG-CTERM sorting domain-containing protein yields the protein MSSAYAVELPPACVGCAQDEAKASAKNSLMQALPISVWTDKEQYMHNEIITVTGQVANIASGYPVTVTVVNPLNSIVTINQIVVADDKSFETTLNTAGALWKYDGTYTIKVNYGSVEKSSKAQVELIGGEATSKPTTPSKCGPGQITASGQCIPFTINGGVVKSATLNTDDKSIVINIDAKSDGTLTVTPTKKVQDGIFMVLVDGQEWDDVEIDGNKVTVMFLAGAEKIEIIGTFVIPEFGTIAAMILAVAIISIIAVSAKSRLSIMPRY
- a CDS encoding DNA-directed RNA polymerase subunit H, coding for MATKKNQVLVPDHVYVPKHEIISKQEAEEVLKKYNCKPTELPLIFVNDPAILGLGIKPGDMIKITRKSPTAGESLYYRYVVEV